One window of the Eucalyptus grandis isolate ANBG69807.140 chromosome 8, ASM1654582v1, whole genome shotgun sequence genome contains the following:
- the LOC120287815 gene encoding major allergen Pru ar 1-like — protein MGVTTFTQEFTAPIAPSRMFKALILDSHNLIPKIAPQGIKSIEFIEGDGGVGSIKQTNFAEGGHLKCLKHKIDALDLDNLVCKYTLIEGGVIFDKIESVVYEVKFEASSNGGCICKMSSEYHTKTGVELKEEDIKQGKEKAMGLYKVVEEYLSANPDVYA, from the exons ATGGGTGTCACTACCTTTACCCAAGAATTCACAGCCCCAATTGCCCCATCAAGAATGTTCAAGGCTTTGATTCTCGATTCCCACAATCTCATCCCCAAGATTGCCCCCCAAGGTATCAAGAGTATTGAGTTCATCGAAGGAGATGGAGGTGTTGGAAGCATCAAGCAGACTAACTTTGCTGAAG GTGGTCACTTGAAATGTTTGAAACATAAGATTGATGCTCTTGACTTAGATAACCTCGTCTGCAAGTACACCTTGATTGAAGGTGGTGTGATATTTGATAAAATAGAATCAGTAGTATACGAGGTCAAATTTGAGGCTTCAAGCAATGGTGGATGCATTTGCAAGATGTCTAGTGAGTATCACACGAAAACTGGCGTGGAGCTCAAGGAAGAGGATATCAAACAAGGCAAAGAGAAGGCTATGGGTTTGTACAAGGTGGTTGAGGAGTACCTTTCTGCCAATCCTGATGTCTATGCTTGA
- the LOC120287385 gene encoding major strawberry allergen Fra a 1-3-like: MGVITYSQEFASVVAPSRMFKALVLDSHNIIPKIVPGGIKSVEFIEGDGGVGSIKQTNFGESAHIKYTKHKIDALDVENFYCKYTLIESDIKFDKIKFIVYEVKFVSANDGCVCKMTSEYHVEEGAELKEDDIKQGKDRAMGLFKTVEEYLLANPTVCA, encoded by the exons ATGGGTGTCATCACTTACTCTCAAGAGTTCGCATCTGTTGTTGCTCCATCGAGAATGTTCAAGGCTTTGGTCCTTGACTCACACAACATCATTCCAAAGATTGTCCCTGGAGGCATCAAGAGCGTTGAATTCATTGAGGGAGATGGTGGAGTTGGCAGCATTAAGCAGACCAACTTTGGCGAAA GTGCTCATATCAAGTACACGAAGCACAAGATTGACGCTCTTGATGTTGAGAACTTTTATTGCAAATATACTTTGATTGAAAGCGATATCAAGTTCGACAAAATCAAGTTCATTGTCTATGAGGTGAAGTTTGTATCAGCTAATGATGGATGTGTCTGCAAGATGACAAGTGAATATCATGTTGAGGAAGGTGCAGAGCTCAAGGAAGATGACATCAAGCAGGGAAAAGATAGGGCTATGGGATTGTTCAAGACAGTTGAAGAGTACCTCTTGGCAAACCCCACCGTTTGtgcttaa
- the LOC104415197 gene encoding major strawberry allergen Fra a 1-3 — MGVVTYSQEFTCAVAPSRMFKALILDSHNIIPKIVPGGIKSIEFIEGDGAVGSIKQTNFGESAHIKYTKHKIDALDVENFYCKYTLIESDIKFDKIKFIVYEVKFASANDGCVCKMTSEYHVEEGAELKEDDIKQGKDRAMGLFKTVEEYLLANPVVCA; from the exons ATGGGTGTTGTCACTTACTCTCAAGAATTCACATGTGCCGTTGCTCCATCAAGAATGTTCAAGGCTTTGATCCTTGACTCACACAACATCATTCCAAAGATTGTCCCCGGGGGCATCAAGAGCATCGAGTTCATTGAGGGAGATGGTGCAGTTGGTAGCATTAAGCAGACCAACTTTGGCGAAA GTGCTCATATCAAGTACACGAAGCACAAGATTGACGCTCTTGATGTTGAGAACTTTTATTGCAAATATACTTTGATTGAAAGCGATATCAAGTTCGACAAAATCAAGTTCATTGTCTATGAGGTGAAGTTTGCATCAGCTAATGATGGATGTGTCTGCAAGATGACAAGTGAATATCATGTTGAGGAAGGTGCAGAGCTCAAGGAAGATGACATCAAGCAGGGAAAAGATAGGGCTATGGGATTGTTCAAGACAGTTGAAGAGTACCTCTTGGCGAACCCCGTTGTTTGTGCTTAA
- the LOC120287386 gene encoding major strawberry allergen Fra a 1-3-like, with protein sequence MGVITYSQEITSVVAPSRMFKALFLDSQNMLPKIVPEGIKSIEFIEGDGGVGSIKQTNFGESSHIKYIKHKIDALDASSFYCKYTMIESDIKFDKIDLVVEDVKFVAAGSGCVCKMTSEYHVQEGCELKEEDIKKGKDRAMGLYKAIEEYLVANPDVCA encoded by the exons ATGGGCGTCATCACCTATTCGCAAGAGATCACAAGTGTTGTTGCACCGTCAAGGATGTTCAAGGCTTTGTTCCTTGACTCACAGAATATGCTGCCCAAGATTGTTCCCGAGGGCATCAAGAGCATTGAGTTCATTGAGGGAGATGGTGGAGTTGGTAGCATCAAGCAAACCAACTTCGGTGAAA GCTCCCACATCAAGTACATCAAGCACAAGATCGATGCTCTTGATGCGAGCAGCTTTTACTGCAAATATACTATGATTGAAAGTGATATAAAATTTGACAAGATTGACTTGGTTGTGGAAGATGTGAAATTCGTTGCTGCTGGTAGTGGATGTGTCTGCAAGATGACCAGCGAGTACCACGTCCAAGAGGGTTGTGAGCTCAAGGAGGAGGATATCAAGAAGGGTAAAGACAGAGCTATGGGATTGTACAAGGCTATTGAGGAGTACCTTGTGGCCAATCCTGATGTTTGTGCTTAA